From Astyanax mexicanus isolate ESR-SI-001 chromosome 11, AstMex3_surface, whole genome shotgun sequence, the proteins below share one genomic window:
- the LOC103031566 gene encoding taste receptor type 2 member 1: MFHSIHWSFSISISLKTFQSVNVPLSLFSIFMDIFFIFCLSPVSEQQRLKPPLLVLLGSLVGCNTALHFFTLLFVLSDFANSLSETDSYSFYYFTAQCLLFTMRVSITSCLWLNVFYYCQIVPARHPFLIMLKRNIRLFVYSALIIDKFFFLEEFIVYIASYLIRLYRKPEIYNSTYTNMVTNALIVDIWLRLVYFFFSVCMMLASGCATISYLRRHMRNMEKSSRSSARLQSQLRVTITGIIQTLLYLLCSVWLILDDVAFYLTTADFDQKAYIFYTVISLYSFGTNINLGVGQTVFREQAILIWQKLFGSFLD; the protein is encoded by the coding sequence ATGTTTCACAGCATCCATTGGAGTTTCTCTATATCAATTAGTCTTAAAACGTTTCAGTCAGTTAatgtgcctctctctcttttcagcaTTTTTATGGACATATTTTTTATCTTCTGTCTCTCTCCAGTGTCAGAACAGCAGCGACTTAAACCGCCTCTTCTTGTTTTACTAGGATCACTTGTTGGGTGCAACACAGCTCTTCATTTTTTCACTCTTTTGTTTGTTCTCAGTGATTTTGCTAACTCTTTGTCGGAGACAGAcagttattctttttattattttacagcaCAGTGTTTGCTGTTTACCATGAGAGTCAGTATCACCTCCTGCCTTTGGCTGAACGTGTTCTACTACTGTCAGATTGTTCCTGCTCGACATCCTTTCCTCATCATGCTGAAAAGGAATATCAGACTGTTTGTCTATTCTGCTTTAATCATTgataaattcttctttttggaggAGTTCATTGTTTATATTGCATCCTATCTGATACGTCTATACAGAAAACCTGAGATATATAATTCTACATATACAAATATGGTAACTAATGCTTTAATAGTTGACATATGGCTAAGACTAGTTTATTTCTTCTTCAGTGTATGTATGATGTTGGCATCAGGCTGTGCAACTATTTCATACCTGCGGAGACACATGAGGAACATGGAGAAGAGCAGCAGATCTTCTGCACGTCTTCAGTCACAGTTGAGAGTGACCATCACAGGCATCATACAGACTCTTCTTTATTTGCTTTGCTCAGTCTGGCTAATCCTTGATGATGTTGCTTTTTATCTTACTACTGCAGACTTTGACCAAAAAGCttacattttttacactgtaatttcATTATATTCTTTTGGAACAAACATTAATTTGGGTGTTGGCCAGACAGTTTTCCGGGAGCAGGCGATTCTCATTTGGCAAAAACTTTTTGGAAGCTTCCTGGATTGA